Proteins found in one Halobaculum sp. MBLA0147 genomic segment:
- a CDS encoding M24 family metallopeptidase has protein sequence MGTTPERRRTRDAQRRLRERGADALVLFPSPNLRYTTGFDEEPSERHLLAFLPAEGDPTLLVPELYDEQVRRESWIEDVRTWADADDPTARVAGIVTELDLDGGHLLVDDTMHARFTQDLRAAAPDATFGLASEILAPLRVRKDETERDALRRAAAVADAVVDDLRALGPEVVGWTERELATEVADRLAAHGGTGVSFEVIAGSGPNGAMPHHTHGDREIQAGEPVVLDFGTWVDGYPSDQTRTLVFDGEPSERVREAHDVVRRAQQAGVDAVEPGVTAGAVDAAAREVIADAGYGDAFLHRTGHGVGLEVHEEPYLVAGSERELEPGMVFSVEPGVYLEGEFGVRIEDLVIVTEDGAERLNETDRGCL, from the coding sequence GTGGGTACCACACCGGAGCGGCGACGGACGCGAGACGCACAGCGGCGGCTCCGCGAGCGAGGTGCGGACGCGCTGGTCCTGTTCCCGAGTCCGAACCTGCGGTACACGACCGGGTTCGACGAGGAGCCGAGCGAACGACACCTGCTTGCGTTCCTCCCCGCAGAGGGAGACCCGACGTTGCTCGTCCCGGAGCTGTACGACGAACAGGTGCGCCGCGAGTCGTGGATCGAGGACGTGCGGACGTGGGCCGACGCCGACGATCCGACCGCTCGCGTCGCCGGGATCGTGACGGAACTGGATCTAGACGGTGGCCACCTGTTGGTCGACGACACGATGCACGCGCGATTCACGCAGGACCTCCGTGCGGCTGCGCCGGACGCGACGTTCGGGCTCGCGAGCGAGATCCTGGCACCGCTGCGCGTCCGGAAAGACGAGACGGAACGGGACGCGCTGCGGCGTGCCGCCGCGGTCGCGGACGCCGTCGTCGACGACCTGCGAGCGCTCGGCCCCGAGGTGGTCGGGTGGACGGAACGCGAACTCGCGACGGAGGTCGCGGACCGCCTCGCGGCCCACGGCGGCACGGGTGTCTCCTTCGAGGTGATCGCCGGCTCCGGACCGAACGGGGCGATGCCACACCACACACACGGCGACCGCGAGATCCAGGCTGGCGAGCCGGTGGTTCTCGACTTCGGGACGTGGGTGGACGGCTACCCCTCCGACCAGACGCGGACGCTCGTCTTCGACGGCGAGCCGAGCGAGCGCGTCCGCGAGGCCCACGACGTGGTCCGGCGCGCACAGCAGGCGGGTGTCGACGCCGTCGAACCGGGGGTCACGGCCGGTGCCGTCGACGCGGCGGCCCGCGAGGTGATCGCAGACGCCGGCTACGGCGACGCGTTCCTCCACCGCACCGGGCACGGGGTCGGCCTGGAGGTCCACGAGGAGCCGTACCTCGTCGCCGGCAGCGAGCGCGAACTCGAACCCGGGATGGTGTTCAGCGTCGAACCGGGCGTGTACCTGGAGGGGGAGTTCGGCGTCCGGATCGAGGACTTGGTGATCGTCACAGAGGACGGGGCCGAGCGGCTCAACGAGACGGACCGTGGCTGTTTATAA
- a CDS encoding GTPase, whose product MHTVVGGPPNSGKSTITAALVKLCRERKRRRGYNPTFSWSTLDITDTSLPAMLQSSDEYDRDVDWTMERAQERRAMFAARDEQLVLADTPGLIDDKTEVLVEPADAMILVVSDERLDDAAEWRAFAAENDLELCFELTTVLDEDETVEWTDRDAGEAVVRSVHNADFESDETAAYDDKTRRILKTVAKDLLSMSERR is encoded by the coding sequence ATGCACACAGTCGTCGGTGGCCCTCCGAACTCTGGGAAGAGTACTATTACCGCAGCACTCGTCAAGTTGTGTCGAGAACGGAAGCGTAGACGAGGGTACAATCCAACGTTCAGTTGGTCGACCCTCGACATCACCGACACGTCACTCCCGGCGATGCTACAGAGTTCGGACGAGTACGATCGAGATGTGGACTGGACGATGGAGCGTGCCCAAGAGCGGAGGGCGATGTTCGCAGCACGAGACGAGCAGTTAGTTCTCGCCGATACCCCCGGTCTCATCGACGACAAGACGGAGGTCCTCGTCGAACCGGCAGACGCGATGATTCTCGTCGTCAGCGACGAGCGGCTAGACGACGCTGCCGAGTGGCGGGCGTTCGCGGCGGAGAACGACCTGGAGCTGTGCTTCGAGTTGACGACTGTGTTGGACGAAGACGAGACGGTCGAGTGGACCGACCGCGATGCGGGAGAGGCGGTCGTTCGGAGCGTTCACAACGCCGACTTCGAGAGCGACGAGACGGCCGCGTACGACGACAAGACACGTCGAATCCTGAAGACGGTAGCCAAGGACCTACTGTCGATGTCGGAGCGTAGGTAG
- a CDS encoding PAS domain S-box protein, producing MVGGTGPEDDAVDEHRRSGEDSAGVETRWSRHPAAGAGADDGTTGATSRVGRASGDSDGGERLAVAVVGGDRGVTWLASAESLRVERLDVDGGADAGAVDDGSNLDTGGDRANPGGGDDPADLDAGDDSDDPLVVGPEWDCVVADAAGVDPTDVCAAASSSPPVVAVVEVDTDVAPLLEAGVTECVRASDPAAERLLRERTRRVAEEHRARARRVRQREWFDTVLEYSTDSMSVVDEDAVALYNTPAVEDQLGYSPAELRGENVLEHVHPDDRAAVREQFEELVEQPDGSIAHATYRRRHADGSWRWIEAVGNVQFDNPAVGGLIVNRRDVTERERQRERLREQEAYVASVLDAQPDVFYVLDDAGNFVEWNARLPDVVGYDDGDLEGMHATELVPTDDHEEILTAMQRVYLNEESQTVESTLVTADGEEIPYQLNGAPLTDGDGEVTGLVGTGRDISDRVRREERLSVLNRILRHNLRNRTNVIVGHAAALVETLENPTATDHASEIRRVGMELDRLGVLARKVDRVLGESHEPVALDVEEAIRRAVSDLDASPAGEAETECEPTVDLTVAEPPDTAVTAVDALADAINELLDNAVRHSDAETPRVRIEFEVTHDPPERPVTAGDGGTKASESGDRPTAVVIHVDDDCEQIPPGEVEALGGAESRLEHAGGLGLWFVNWIVTVSGGDLSFAESPLGGNRVSVRLPTAD from the coding sequence ATGGTCGGTGGGACCGGGCCGGAAGACGACGCCGTCGACGAGCACCGGCGGAGTGGTGAGGACAGTGCCGGTGTCGAGACACGGTGGTCGCGTCACCCGGCTGCCGGCGCGGGAGCCGACGACGGGACGACCGGAGCCACGTCGCGAGTCGGACGGGCCTCCGGAGACTCGGACGGCGGCGAGCGGCTGGCCGTCGCGGTCGTCGGTGGTGATCGGGGCGTCACGTGGCTCGCCAGCGCCGAGTCGCTGCGAGTCGAGCGTCTCGACGTTGACGGTGGAGCGGACGCGGGCGCAGTAGACGACGGATCGAACCTGGATACGGGCGGCGACAGAGCGAACCCAGGTGGCGGTGACGACCCCGCGGATCTGGACGCCGGCGACGACTCCGACGACCCACTCGTCGTGGGACCCGAGTGGGACTGTGTCGTCGCGGACGCCGCCGGTGTCGACCCGACGGACGTGTGCGCCGCTGCCTCGTCGTCGCCGCCCGTCGTCGCGGTCGTCGAGGTCGACACGGACGTGGCGCCGCTGTTGGAGGCGGGTGTCACCGAGTGTGTCCGGGCGAGTGATCCTGCGGCGGAGCGACTCCTCCGTGAGCGCACTCGCCGGGTCGCCGAGGAACACCGCGCTCGTGCGAGACGGGTCCGACAGCGCGAGTGGTTCGACACGGTGCTCGAGTACTCGACGGACTCGATGAGCGTCGTCGACGAGGACGCGGTCGCACTGTACAACACCCCGGCGGTCGAAGACCAACTCGGCTACTCGCCCGCGGAACTCAGAGGCGAGAACGTCTTGGAACACGTCCACCCGGACGACAGGGCGGCCGTCAGAGAACAGTTCGAGGAACTCGTCGAACAGCCGGACGGGAGCATCGCACACGCGACGTACCGACGCCGGCACGCGGACGGCTCCTGGCGGTGGATCGAGGCCGTCGGGAACGTCCAGTTCGACAACCCCGCCGTCGGGGGGCTGATCGTCAACCGACGCGACGTGACGGAACGCGAGCGCCAGCGGGAACGGCTCCGCGAACAGGAGGCGTACGTCGCGAGCGTGCTCGACGCCCAGCCGGACGTGTTCTACGTCCTCGACGACGCCGGGAACTTCGTGGAGTGGAACGCCCGCCTCCCCGACGTGGTGGGGTACGACGACGGCGACTTGGAGGGGATGCACGCGACGGAGTTGGTCCCGACGGACGACCACGAGGAGATCCTCACGGCGATGCAACGGGTCTACCTGAACGAGGAGTCACAGACGGTCGAGTCCACGTTGGTCACGGCCGACGGCGAGGAGATTCCCTACCAACTCAACGGTGCGCCGCTCACCGACGGCGACGGGGAGGTGACCGGACTGGTCGGAACCGGGCGCGACATCTCCGACCGCGTCCGCCGCGAGGAGCGCCTCTCCGTGCTCAACCGCATCCTCAGGCACAACCTCCGCAACCGGACGAACGTGATCGTCGGCCACGCGGCGGCGCTGGTGGAGACGCTCGAGAATCCGACGGCGACCGACCACGCGAGCGAGATCCGCCGCGTCGGGATGGAGCTCGACCGGTTGGGGGTCCTCGCCCGGAAGGTCGACCGAGTCCTCGGCGAGAGTCACGAACCCGTGGCGCTCGACGTGGAGGAGGCGATCCGGCGTGCGGTGTCGGATCTGGACGCCTCGCCCGCCGGCGAGGCCGAGACGGAGTGCGAGCCGACCGTCGACCTGACGGTCGCGGAACCGCCGGACACCGCCGTGACGGCCGTCGACGCGTTGGCCGACGCGATCAACGAACTCCTCGACAACGCGGTGCGTCACAGCGACGCCGAGACGCCGCGCGTGCGGATCGAGTTCGAGGTGACACACGATCCGCCGGAACGGCCGGTGACCGCCGGCGACGGCGGGACGAAGGCGTCCGAGTCGGGCGATCGACCGACGGCAGTCGTGATCCACGTCGACGACGACTGCGAGCAGATCCCACCGGGCGAGGTGGAGGCGCTGGGTGGCGCGGAGAGTCGGCTGGAACACGCCGGTGGGTTGGGACTGTGGTTCGTCAACTGGATCGTCACCGTCTCCGGCGGCGACCTCTCGTTCGCGGAGAGCCCACTCGGCGGGAACCGGGTGTCCGTCCGGTTGCCGACCGCCGACTGA
- a CDS encoding ZIP family metal transporter, whose translation MVTVENLVFVGIAGLVTALATGLGAVPFFLVEEVSDRWNVVLWGVASGIMLSASVFGLLVEALREAGGSPLVVGAGVLAGVVLVVVAHDVLVDTEIDPREYAEADVRKLVLILGVLTVHSFPEGVAVGVSFAELGLDGGVSVLGFSVPVLGVFMTVAISIHNVPEGVAISIPLRSMGVSEPKMVWWAVFSSLPQPIGAALAFASVRSARAFLPAGFGFAAGAMVYLVVTEFLPEALATGRDLPRGGVPELAAGIAVGALGMMPLFVL comes from the coding sequence GTGGTCACCGTCGAGAACCTCGTCTTCGTCGGGATCGCGGGGCTCGTGACGGCACTCGCGACGGGGCTGGGAGCGGTGCCGTTCTTCCTCGTCGAGGAGGTGTCGGATCGGTGGAACGTCGTACTCTGGGGTGTGGCGTCGGGAATCATGTTGTCCGCGTCGGTGTTCGGACTCCTCGTCGAGGCGCTCCGGGAGGCCGGTGGCAGCCCCCTCGTGGTCGGGGCGGGCGTGCTCGCCGGGGTCGTCTTGGTCGTCGTCGCCCACGACGTGCTGGTGGACACGGAGATCGACCCGCGGGAGTACGCAGAGGCGGACGTTCGGAAGTTGGTGTTGATCCTGGGGGTGTTGACCGTCCACTCGTTCCCCGAGGGTGTCGCCGTCGGCGTCTCGTTCGCGGAACTGGGACTCGACGGTGGGGTGTCGGTCCTCGGGTTCTCCGTCCCGGTGTTGGGGGTGTTCATGACGGTCGCCATCTCGATCCACAACGTGCCCGAAGGGGTGGCGATCTCGATCCCGCTCCGGTCGATGGGTGTCTCCGAGCCGAAGATGGTGTGGTGGGCGGTGTTCTCCTCGCTCCCGCAGCCGATCGGGGCCGCGCTGGCGTTCGCCTCCGTCCGTTCCGCTCGGGCGTTCCTCCCCGCCGGGTTCGGGTTCGCCGCCGGAGCGATGGTGTATCTCGTGGTCACGGAGTTCCTCCCGGAGGCGCTCGCGACCGGCCGTGACCTCCCACGAGGTGGCGTCCCGGAGCTGGCGGCCGGGATCGCCGTCGGCGCCCTCGGGATGATGCCGTTGTTCGTGTTGTGA
- a CDS encoding TRAM domain-containing protein: protein MEISEELVCLFSAEIEEDGDRYVVEVPRREVDTGSVTPGDIHRVALIDRSASESSESESEPTGDGPQPPVDQGEIRYVEVEDLGKQGDGIARVERGYVIIVPGAEVGERVKIEVTEVKSNFAVGEIIEEDL, encoded by the coding sequence GTGGAAATCTCAGAGGAACTCGTCTGTCTGTTCAGCGCCGAGATCGAAGAGGACGGCGACCGCTACGTCGTCGAAGTGCCCCGCCGCGAGGTGGACACCGGGAGCGTGACGCCCGGCGACATCCACCGTGTGGCACTGATCGACCGCTCCGCCTCGGAGTCGTCCGAGTCCGAGAGCGAACCGACCGGCGACGGCCCCCAGCCGCCCGTCGACCAGGGCGAGATCCGCTACGTCGAGGTCGAGGACCTCGGCAAGCAGGGTGACGGCATCGCCCGCGTCGAGCGCGGCTACGTCATCATCGTCCCTGGCGCGGAGGTCGGGGAGCGCGTGAAGATCGAGGTCACCGAAGTGAAGTCCAACTTCGCGGTCGGCGAGATCATCGAAGAGGATCTCTGA
- a CDS encoding class I SAM-dependent methyltransferase → MKGQEWYQDDSVAQEYEDKRFSGGGRLIDRREKEAVLDAVGPVDGERVLEIACGTGRFTVMLAERGADVVGLDISDAMLTQGREKARRAGVADSIEFMRGDAGRLPFPDDHFDAVMAMRFFHLADTPEAYLTELARVAREVVFFDTFNDASLRVVYNWALPMGSRLYGGDEVRSLVADAGLTLTRADHDFVFPYGFYRKLPNAVAAPFRAVDTALGGTGVGRRLASVSYWTTAVDTAGETAGEAGTSDTGEATDGDGETEEPETTADADETAATARPTSADGGKSE, encoded by the coding sequence TCGCCCAGGAGTACGAGGACAAGCGGTTCTCCGGGGGCGGCCGGCTGATCGACCGCCGGGAGAAGGAGGCGGTGTTAGACGCCGTCGGCCCGGTCGACGGCGAGCGCGTCCTCGAGATCGCCTGTGGCACCGGCCGGTTCACGGTGATGCTCGCAGAGCGTGGCGCGGACGTCGTCGGCCTCGACATCTCCGACGCCATGCTGACGCAGGGCCGCGAGAAGGCCCGCCGTGCCGGTGTGGCCGACAGTATCGAGTTCATGCGCGGAGACGCCGGTCGCCTCCCGTTCCCGGACGACCACTTCGACGCGGTGATGGCGATGCGGTTCTTCCACCTCGCAGACACCCCCGAGGCGTACTTGACGGAGTTGGCTCGGGTCGCCCGCGAGGTCGTCTTCTTCGACACGTTCAACGACGCGTCGCTACGCGTGGTGTACAACTGGGCCTTGCCGATGGGGTCGCGGCTGTACGGCGGCGACGAGGTGCGCTCGCTCGTCGCCGACGCCGGGCTGACGCTCACCCGCGCGGACCACGACTTCGTGTTCCCGTACGGGTTCTACCGGAAGCTGCCGAACGCCGTCGCGGCCCCGTTCCGGGCCGTCGACACCGCGCTCGGCGGGACCGGCGTCGGCCGGCGACTCGCCTCCGTCTCCTACTGGACGACCGCAGTCGACACGGCCGGTGAGACCGCCGGAGAGGCAGGGACGAGCGACACCGGCGAGGCGACGGACGGCGACGGCGAGACGGAGGAGCCCGAGACGACGGCGGACGCGGACGAGACGGCGGCTACGGCGCGGCCCACGAGCGCCGACGGCGGTAAGTCGGAGTAG